A single window of Streptomyces sudanensis DNA harbors:
- a CDS encoding succinic semialdehyde dehydrogenase codes for MAPAPAGARTAADVVTPEVVARLARGVVGSGRTANHTPFTGERLAELPASTPEDVAEAFARARTAQTAWAAVPVRRRAAVLLRFHDLLLERQAEVLDLVQLETGKARLHAHEEVQAVASAARHYGVRAASYLGPRRHTGALPVLTRVTELRRPRGVVGQIVPWNYPLELSVGDALPAFAAGNAVVMKPDTETALTALWARELLVEAGLPAGAFQVVLGDGPVVGPEVVDRADYVSFTGSTRTGREVARRAAARLVGVSLELGGKNPMLVLRDADVEKAAAGAVRACFSSAGQLCVSVERIYVHESVADAFLERFTARTRAMRLGTSLAYGADMGSLTGERQLRAVTRHVEDAVAKGAKVLAGGVPRPDVGPLFHEPTILEGVDASMSVYAEETFGPVVSVYRFTDEDEAVERANDTAYGLNASVWTRDGRRGLAVAARLHAGTVNVNEAYGAAYGSVQAPMGGMKDSGLGRRHGAEGILKYTEAQTIARQRLVPLAPSFGTDDEGYAALMSRGLRLMRALRLR; via the coding sequence GTGGCCCCCGCGCCCGCCGGGGCGCGCACCGCCGCCGACGTGGTCACGCCCGAGGTGGTCGCCCGGCTCGCCCGCGGCGTCGTCGGCTCCGGCCGGACCGCCAACCACACCCCGTTCACCGGGGAGCGGCTCGCCGAGCTGCCCGCGTCCACCCCCGAGGACGTGGCGGAGGCGTTCGCCCGCGCCCGCACCGCCCAGACCGCCTGGGCCGCCGTGCCCGTCCGCCGCCGCGCCGCCGTCCTGCTCCGCTTCCACGACCTGCTCCTGGAGCGCCAGGCGGAGGTCCTCGACCTCGTCCAGCTGGAGACCGGCAAGGCCCGCCTCCACGCCCACGAGGAGGTCCAGGCCGTCGCGTCCGCCGCCCGCCACTACGGCGTGCGCGCCGCCTCGTACCTGGGTCCCCGGCGGCACACCGGCGCCCTGCCGGTCCTCACCCGGGTGACCGAGCTGCGCCGGCCGCGGGGCGTCGTCGGCCAGATCGTCCCCTGGAACTACCCGCTGGAGCTGTCCGTCGGCGACGCGCTGCCCGCGTTCGCCGCGGGCAACGCCGTCGTCATGAAGCCCGACACCGAGACCGCGCTGACCGCCCTGTGGGCGCGCGAGCTGCTCGTCGAGGCGGGGCTGCCCGCCGGGGCCTTCCAGGTCGTCCTCGGCGACGGCCCGGTCGTCGGCCCCGAGGTCGTCGACCGCGCCGACTACGTGTCGTTCACCGGCTCCACCCGCACCGGCCGCGAGGTCGCCCGGCGCGCGGCGGCCCGGCTCGTCGGCGTCTCCCTCGAACTCGGCGGCAAGAACCCCATGCTGGTCCTGCGGGACGCCGACGTGGAGAAGGCCGCCGCCGGCGCCGTCCGCGCCTGCTTCTCCTCCGCCGGGCAGCTGTGCGTCTCCGTCGAGCGGATCTACGTCCACGAGTCCGTCGCCGACGCGTTCCTGGAGCGGTTCACCGCCCGGACGAGGGCGATGCGGCTCGGCACGTCCCTCGCGTACGGCGCCGACATGGGCTCCCTCACCGGCGAGCGGCAGCTCCGGGCCGTCACCCGGCACGTCGAGGACGCCGTCGCCAAGGGCGCGAAGGTCCTCGCGGGCGGCGTCCCCCGCCCCGACGTCGGCCCCCTCTTCCACGAGCCGACCATCCTCGAAGGCGTCGACGCGTCGATGTCCGTGTACGCGGAGGAGACCTTCGGCCCGGTCGTCTCCGTGTACCGCTTCACCGACGAGGACGAGGCGGTCGAGCGCGCCAACGACACCGCGTACGGCCTCAACGCCAGCGTCTGGACCCGGGACGGCCGCCGCGGCCTCGCCGTCGCCGCCCGCCTGCACGCCGGCACCGTGAACGTCAACGAGGCGTACGGGGCCGCCTACGGCAGCGTCCAGGCGCCCATGGGGGGCATGAAGGACTCGGGCCTGGGGCGCCGCCACGGCGCGGAGGGCATCCTCAAGTACACCGAGGCCCAGACGATCGCCCGGCAGCGCCTGGTGCCGCTCGCCCCGTCCTTCGGCACGGACGACGAGGGGTACGCGGCGCTCATGAGCCGCGGCCTGAGGCTGATGAGGGCCCTGCGCCTGCGCTGA
- a CDS encoding serine/threonine-protein kinase → MSVGGRRPEEPAGRAREQRRIAGRYRLESRLGRGGMGTVWRAHDELLGRPVAVKELHVDAGRPAGGDATVDTTLREAHAVARVHHPHIVCVHDVVEEDGVPYIVMELVEGASLAERIAERGPVDAHEAARIGLALLSALRAAHAIGVLHRDLKPANVLVEEATGRIVLTDFGVAQLAGATTLTESGMFVGSPEYTAPERMQGHRAGPAADLWSLGVLLCTAMTGSSPFHRDSLGGVLHAVVEAEIRPPAAAGALLPVVRGLLERDPARRIDGAEAERLLRSYLAGGPPGGTAAAPGGAGQADTPTAHDRPDDGPADGRAGQGDAPYGARPHTVPPARARDRVRSLARVLPHRSPPAAPGPPAAPAAAGG, encoded by the coding sequence GTGTCGGTCGGAGGGCGGAGGCCGGAGGAGCCGGCCGGGCGGGCGCGCGAACAGCGGCGGATCGCCGGCCGCTACCGCCTCGAGTCCCGGTTGGGCCGCGGCGGCATGGGGACGGTGTGGCGCGCCCACGACGAACTGCTGGGCCGGCCGGTCGCGGTGAAGGAACTCCACGTCGACGCGGGCCGGCCGGCCGGAGGCGACGCGACCGTCGACACCACGCTGCGCGAGGCGCACGCCGTGGCCCGGGTCCACCACCCGCACATCGTGTGCGTCCACGACGTGGTGGAGGAGGACGGCGTCCCGTACATCGTGATGGAGCTCGTCGAGGGCGCGTCGCTCGCCGAGCGGATCGCCGAGCGGGGCCCGGTGGACGCGCACGAGGCGGCCCGGATCGGCCTGGCGCTGCTGTCCGCGCTGCGCGCCGCGCACGCGATCGGGGTGCTGCACCGGGACCTGAAGCCGGCCAACGTGCTGGTGGAGGAGGCCACCGGGCGGATCGTCCTCACCGACTTCGGGGTCGCCCAGCTCGCGGGGGCGACCACGCTGACCGAGTCGGGCATGTTCGTCGGCTCGCCCGAGTACACCGCGCCGGAGCGGATGCAGGGCCACCGGGCGGGGCCGGCGGCGGACCTGTGGTCGCTGGGGGTGCTGCTGTGCACGGCGATGACGGGCAGCTCGCCCTTCCACCGCGACTCGCTCGGCGGGGTGCTGCACGCCGTGGTGGAGGCGGAGATCCGTCCGCCCGCCGCCGCGGGCGCGCTGCTGCCCGTCGTGCGGGGCCTGCTGGAACGCGACCCGGCGCGCAGGATCGACGGGGCGGAGGCGGAGCGGCTGCTGCGGTCGTACCTGGCGGGCGGGCCCCCGGGCGGGACCGCTGCGGCGCCCGGCGGCGCGGGGCAGGCCGACACGCCGACGGCCCACGACCGGCCCGACGACGGTCCGGCGGACGGGCGGGCCGGTCAGGGGGACGCGCCGTACGGGGCGCGCCCGCACACCGTGCCGCCCGCGCGGGCCAGGGACCGGGTCCGCTCCCTCGCGAGGGTGCTGCCCCACCGGTCGCCCCCCGCCGCGCCGGGCCCGCCCGCCGCACCGGCGGCGGCCGGGGG